AGTGGGCGAGTGATGAGTTGGAAACTCAGCTGACGCATACATTGGCTCAGCATTTCATAACGCGCTTGGTTATTTTTTGATATAGATTTCACGTACTACTTTGTGATATGAAGTTAAACAATGAAGACTAAAGTTGGGTGGCCTTGAAAAGccaaaaagatggaaaaaaaacCATAATAGATTAGAGGTAGTAagtaattaaaagagaaaagatttgtttaaaaaataaaataagaaaggGAGTAAAAAAGACGGCCCCCGTCAACGCGTACCCAAAGGTGGACCTAAAAGAGAGGGGGCGGTCCAAAAGCAATAAATGCGGTCCAACACCGGCCTCCCTTAATCGCCACGTACCGTACACCTAATCAACCGGCAAATGCCGGTCTCTACTCTTCTCCTATGCTTATACTATAATCCCAAGCTGTTCTCCAAATTCCCAACCCAAAGTCCTTTTCACATACACTTCACCCCATTTTCTCACTCTCTTTTtctaccatttttttttcttatgaaaaaGTCTCTTTTTGGTTTAATGCAAAGATAAGAACTTTgggtttcttttgtttcttagataaacaaaaaatatggaGGAGAATATGTGAAAAAGTGTatggagaagaagaaagagaattTAATTTCCATGGCGAATTTAAGGTTTTCCGATGAGAATCCGTCGGCGGtggcagcagcagcagcagcgaCCAGTTTCGGTGGAAGCATCTTTGACATGACAACTGGAGCAGGGGCATGTGATGGAGATACTAAGTGGGGGTCTTCTTTAGGTTTCATGGACTTGCTTGGCATCCATCAAGATTTCATTGCCCCTTCTTTATTCGATTCCTTTCAGCCACCACCGATTCTTCCACCACCACCTCCCTCAACATCATCTGAACCACTTCTTCACCAACAACTGGACACGAAGCAGCTTCAAGCCCTTCCATCGCCGGCCTCCATCGTGCCGGAATCTTCTGAAGTTTTAAACAACCCTGCAACACCAAACTCttcttccttctcttcttcATCTAATGAAGCTGCAAATGATCATGAACCAACCAAAGCtgaagatgatgaagaagaagagcagGATCAAGACAAGACAAAGAAACAGTAAGCTAACCTCTCTTTGACTATCATTTATGGTTTTGGATTCAATACTCACTCTCTCTATTTATTGTTTCTGTTTTTGAGTTAGATATTTGGGGTAGTGTGGGTAAACTTTTGGTTGCTTTGTGTTGCTGATTTTTTAAGTAAAGGTTTTGTTTTTTAGCTTTGCTTTTGCTTTTATGGGTTTAGGTTGAAACCCAAAAAGAAGAACCAAAAAAGGCAAAGGGAACCGAGATTTGCGTTCATGACAAAGAGTGAAGTTGATCACTTAGATGATGGTTACCGATGGAGAAAGTATGGCCAAAAAGCTGTGAAAAACAGCCCTTTTCCcaggtatcaatcaatatctaATCTAATAACCCCTCTCCCTTTTCATATTGGTCCACTAATGTTCATTTTCAGTAAGCATATTGCTTTATTGTGTGGTTGAAAAACAGGAGCTATTATCGTTGCACCAGCGCTGGCTGTGGGGTGAAGAAGAGAGTCGAGAGATCCTCCGATGATCCCTCCATCGTTGTCACCACTTACGAAGGCCAACACAAGCATCCCTACCCGATAACCCCTCGAGGAAGCATTGGAATCAACATGGATCCCTCCTCTAGTTTTGGCCCATCTTTTGTTGTTCCTCAACCTCAATATTTACATCAGCAGCAACAATTGCAACCCTATATATATAACTCATCGCCTTCTTTGAACATTACTAGTATCACTAGGAGTGGCTCTAGCTTCAATGCCTCGATTCCTGATTTCCTTCAAGACAGACGTTTTAATACTCCTCCTACTTCTTCAGCTTCGTTACTAAGAGACCATGGACTCCTTCAGGATCTTGTTCCAACACAGATGAGGAAAGAGGCAAAGGAACAGTAAGACAGTATGGgttctttttttatatgtaattatatggTTGCTGGTATGTAGTTTCCTAATCCTTTACTAACTGATAAAGAACCCAATTCACtatatctttttttattcaatctatTATCATCTGTATAAAATCACCTGTCTCTTTATAGTGTTTTTGCAGGAGAAGTGGTTTTGTACTTGGTTTTTCTTGTGGTTATTATTCTTTGTATTTAAGGAGAATTCAATTATGGAAATATTggggttttttattattattaatttcttccatttttgcTACACGTTAGtcattttcttctccttttctttttcattgtgTGCATTGTCAATAGAGAAAACGTAGGTACAAAGAAGactttagggttagggtttttttcatgaaaaagtCGTCATGCAGACTAGTTGTTAGCAGCAACTTTTTATTGGATGGGTCAAAGCTCTTGAACTTGTAGAAAAAGGAAGCTGGGAAATCTACCCTAGGAAGCTAGAGAAAGAGAGAGGGCAGGGCAGTGAAAACAATgtgttaaaagttaaattattatttgaatgcCATATGTTTCATTGATGGAAGtgcaaagaaaaagatgaaaaaaagcAGCTAAAAATCATGGCTTTTTCTTCCTTTCCAAGCTATGGAGATACaagtcactaaattatggaATGTGAGCATAATATCTCTTTCTACAAGTCTTCCCCGTATTAGCTATTACCACACATGCTTCGCTACTTATCTATGGGCAGAAACTATAATGAAAGCGGAAGAGGTTAGGGATGTCCAAGAATCGAGCCTTAGACCTAATGTCAATTATACGATCCGGTTTGACAACATGAAATCTGGGTTGGGAAGAAAAGTTGCTTTGAGGAGTAATGGCATTGTATCATATTAAATATCCCATCCTTTAGctttaacttaaaaaagaatatttcatGTCATGTACAGACTATAGACCAagcatatatgcatatattctTTGTTATCGAAAGTCTCCAAATGCACACTTGAATTTCATAAATGGAACTAAAGAGAAAGTAAAATCTTTTTGAATTCACTGTATATATAGCAGTAATatagtctttttatttattatttgttgtttatataaaatgaaaataaaaattacagtaTTGTCTGTTAAAGCATACTGTGATATGAGAGTGTTCCAGGTCAAGATACTTAGCATTAGTTTGGGAGAACCGGCCACCTCAGGAACAAGACATATATGTATGTTCGAAGATGTAAGAATAAAGAAGAAGGTGAGGCAAAGAATAATGGAAATTTCCTGGATTGTGTTATCAGTATCCCGTTGGAAGATTTTTGCATACAACAGCTGGCTTGAAATTTAGACAGCATCTTCTATTTCTGCTaatgttaatttatatatatatatacacacaccaTCGATCCAGAAAGGATAtgttttttgggggggggggggttaaaATTCTGAACCACGAGCATGAAAGAATGAGTATATTGTCAGCAAAAGTTGGCCGTCCAAAGCAGCATAACTTGTGGAAACTATTCttgtttcatatatatatatatatatagacagagagagagagagagagagagagagagagagagtgtgTAAATATAGGATAGTCACTGGTTTACTTAATACCACAAAGAAGAAAGAGTAGAGAGAAACGTTTATATAATTATCTCAACATTCAGCTTTCAATATTTTCACCTCTATCATGTTGGCTACCAAAAGGTTCTTGtactttctaatttagtcaCTAATTAAATTGGAATGGAAAATGTGGAATgcataccatttcaatttgCAAAATATGATATGGATGATCTTCTGCCTTACACCTATATATCCTAAAAAGTTAGGTCTAGTGACTTTCATTCATGACTCATGTTCAGAATTTAtgattgtatttttcaaaaattttgttttcaatgtTGTAACTTAAGCTCTCCTACTATTGCACCTAACACTTATTGGCATATTAAACATCTAATCAAGAAATAACATGCAAATATtgtttctatttcattttacaacccaatataattcatatgtatatacTGTAAAAGGgaagttatattattatttatcatcataaaaggttaattcaaattaaaaatgatttagtatAGATAATATTAATTGGACTTCAATTATCAAATAAGTATGAATTAAATATGTGCAGAtactcaaataattaatttctaattaataattaaaattaatacataaaattgagagacccaactttttgaaatatttatgtgtTGCTTTGGAATATTAAAGTCACAAACTCATTCCAGTATGCTTTTGTATCTAGtttcttttttaatgatttgatatgataaatcctaatagataaaattaaccgttaaattgatattatattaagGATATTTGTGTGTATATGGTGAGAGggaattattttttgttctttttgaaaTACAAACAAGTCTGAATTGAACTTCAAATTTACAAGCAAAAGTGTTGCATTTAATGGTGAGCCATCGTTGGCTCTCCTctttatttgtttggttttgtAAACCATTCATCTTTCTTTAAGTCGACCTCAAAAGGGATATGGTAGGTTACCTTTTATGGATATATGGTTCACTTTTGACCAATCTTTTCACTATCATGCTttcccaaaatttaatattaataccatctttttaatttagtcttcaCTAGACATGATTAAAgtgaaataaaacataaaattcaaaatcattaaTTCTCCAAAAAGTCACGAAATTAATCGTACAAAAAACAGTAAGTGTatgtaaaactatttttaatttacattataCATTAATACTATCGCATCTTACTCAAAACTTTTGAAGCTAAATTCACTCATTTCGATTTGAGATGATATGCCATCATCCTTTCACTAACTAAAAAATTTAGTGTTATAAGAAATCAGGTATGAAGTTTTTATAAATGATGAAAAGTTGTCTCCTAAATGCCAAGAGGATGGACAAATGGTAGTAAAGCATCTAGGGTGGGCGAATGAGGTTCAAAATCAAATCTTGTCAtgcaaatatttaaaaagaaataataattgaGGAGAAGAATaaagtttttttgaattttgagcaCTTGGATTCTATCGAAAAAAGGTTGCCACCATCTAGACTTCACTTCTGtgtgattaatattttaatatgcatatcaaattttgaaataatcaAAAGGCTAATAATCAACTAACCATTGGTACAATGATACCCCTTCCCCAAAATAAAGAACCAATGACCAGAATCTAACTTGGGAGGGTGATGTATGTCGACATCTCAGAGCAAAAACGAGAGCTCTTTTTCTAAATATCGGGTTATTATAGGAACTTATATTATGTTACACAAATACAGATGGCTTTCATTGCCCTAATATTTAATGGCAAAAGCATAAAATGCCTGTAACCAGGCAAAGGCTTTTTACCACACTAAATTCTGAGAAGATTACTATTACATATATTGTAGCTTCTATTATTACACATCAGATCTGCCAGGCATTTTAGCTTAAAATGGGTTGCTGCTGCATCCATGCCATTGCCATTTGCCATGACTATTTGTTATTATGATCGCCAGGCATTCTTCTAAAAGAAACACGATCCCCCCTAGGAGACTCTCCTCGGCTTCCAATTTCAAGTCCCTTAACAAAATGATGAATGATGCATTAAGCATACAATAAAAAAGCTTCAACTTGTGACTGATAttttcctaaccaagtcttaaccGAAAAGCAAGCAAAATTAACCACCTTATGGCTTATTCTTCCATGCTAAATCCTGTACCATCTGAGGCCCCTGCAGCAAATAGACCAAAGAAATTAATAGTGTTGTCTATTGAGATACAATAATGAAAATTACGAAACCTTATACTTGTTGGAATCGTGATGGATCATTGGGTGATGGTGCCACTGGTAATTGTCCGTAACCAAGTTCCTGTAAAATCCAAAGATACAAAAAAGGAGACTTATGAGACAATGAACTATTACAGGAAAGTGAAAACAAGAATGCTTTACAAAACTGTAAAAGAAGGGTTGGAAAGGAAAACAGAGAATATTTATTGTAAAACAATTTGACAACTAGTTAACCCAGTGACAATCAACATGTTTCTTGAGGTTTTCTCGCTTTTTGGCTGGGCTGTTAATATAAAGTTTACCTGTGTACTTTGTTGATTTCTAACTCCAGAAGTTTTGTAAAAGAGAAGGGTtgccaaagaaaaaaaagaagaaataaactacaattttattgaaaatcaaTTTGACAACTAGTTAACCCGGTGACGATCAACTTCTTGAGGTTCTCTTTATTTGGCTGGGCTGTTAAATATAAAGTTTACCTGTGTACTTTGTTGATTTCTAACTCCAGAAGCTGGATACTGGAATTCCACAAAGTAGAATTAGCATTGCATAACGAGTTATCTAATACAATAAAACCCAgttaaaaaaagtcaaaaaccAACCGCTGTGGGATAGATAGGATGCTGTAACTGGTGAGGATGGCGAATCTGCGTCTGAAGCTGGGTTTGCAGCTGTGCCTGTTGTGAAGCTTGCTGAGCAGCATGTAACTGAGTTTGAGGTTGTTGAACAGGTGGCTTttgttgttgctgctgctgTTGTTCAAACAAAGTTAATTCTTCAGGCTTCTCCCACTGCATAAGGAttcgaattaaataaatcagttaattaagaaataatttgCCAACAGTTAACCGGAAATCAAATTCATGTCTCACCTTGCTTTCACGTGTTACACTGTTATGATAGTATTTGAACCCGTCAGGTGAAGTATGCTCTGTCCAATGACATTCTACTACCGGTTTCATAGCAGCAGATGCAGATGAAGGAACATCTGTACCGGGTGTTTTGGCAGGAGCGCTGCCAACAGCCTGCGGCATCATACCAGCCCACTGACAATGCACCAACCATAATCCTCAGAGTAAATTAATTACAGCACAACTTTCACAAGGCATGTTGACATGAATATATGAGATACACGTGAAGGAGAGTTACTATCCAATGATAACCCGGGaatttaaaatccttaaatttttattgaagcAGGAtacttttagaaaatattttttctaaagaaCTCTTTTGAGCTGAAATTAAAATCGACTTGGTTTTTAGAA
This genomic window from Gossypium raimondii isolate GPD5lz chromosome 10, ASM2569854v1, whole genome shotgun sequence contains:
- the LOC105776490 gene encoding probable WRKY transcription factor 48, encoding MEKKKENLISMANLRFSDENPSAVAAAAAATSFGGSIFDMTTGAGACDGDTKWGSSLGFMDLLGIHQDFIAPSLFDSFQPPPILPPPPPSTSSEPLLHQQLDTKQLQALPSPASIVPESSEVLNNPATPNSSSFSSSSNEAANDHEPTKAEDDEEEEQDQDKTKKQLKPKKKNQKRQREPRFAFMTKSEVDHLDDGYRWRKYGQKAVKNSPFPRSYYRCTSAGCGVKKRVERSSDDPSIVVTTYEGQHKHPYPITPRGSIGINMDPSSSFGPSFVVPQPQYLHQQQQLQPYIYNSSPSLNITSITRSGSSFNASIPDFLQDRRFNTPPTSSASLLRDHGLLQDLVPTQMRKEAKEQ